The Epinephelus lanceolatus isolate andai-2023 chromosome 17, ASM4190304v1, whole genome shotgun sequence region ATATAACTTTACAGTGTAGGATTGGTGATCTTGCCGAGCATGAGAATGGCATTAGAATTTCCCTCtatgacagagaagaagaacggCCGGTTGATGAACAGTTTCAGAGGGACGCCCGCTTCCTGGATCTTGTCCTGAGGTTCTGCTCCTTCTTCGGACATCTCAAACGTCACCCTGCTGACCGCCTGAGAGGACAAATGGAGATCAGTTAaagacgtgcacacacacagtaagtgttttccaccacaagatAGCCACTCATGTAGTTCACCTTATCTATAGTGAAGGGTTTGATGTTGCTGAGTTGGCTGAACTCGGCCAGGGAGCCCAACAGCTTGGCCTCAATTTCTGGATCCATGTGGGTCAGCAGGTCGCGCATATCAGTCACAGCGGACATGGAGAACTTTGGGAGGGACAGCTCCAACAGACTGGACACAAGAGGAAACAGATTTTAAGATGACAAGTGTTTGAACTAAAATGGGACTCTTTCTCCCTTTAAAATCTATAGGGATGACATGTTAATGATTGACTGATAGTTACTAGCTCAGGTATTTAACTTAGAAGCCAATAAAATGGCGCATTCTGGAAGACCAGGAGCTTTGAATGCAGGACTATTACTCAGAGCAGAATACTTCTATgctgtggtattgctactttaacttaaaggtccagtgtttagggTTTAGGGGCATCTTTTGGCAGAAACTggatatcctcctgagactttGTGTCCTAATATtgggacatcacattttgggtttacttgaccttatacttcattctacttaacttagacctgttgtccttgttcatgGGCACTTTTtcgtgccatctagtggtagtaagagcacaatacactaatccatgtaaaaacaagatggcagccatctctgccaagtcagtctgcggccaatcccaacacaaaagtggacatggtccaaaacctgatcacattttatggttgaaacttgtttatttatgattaataatgtttgtagtctgatatggcaacacatttgaccaattttagcaacagtaacaagataagatgctgttaattaggaaatactcgtttgaagacatcaGGACTTTATTACCGCCTCAtttgaagacactgggactAAATTATCGTTGACAGTGTTTAGatttttatacttatcgggtcctactgatcccaagtagctaggagaaattaaatatgcataccaaacaaaagttcgggtctcaggaggatatgatatttataactatgtttttattagtttatgatcacctgaaaataagaattgttgtgtttacatcacTGTAGAACGAGTCTATAACAtacagagcgggtcctcttctaAGACGTCTGCCATGctgttctacagtagctcaaAACTGAGAagtcaaacactggctctagatagagccattTGCATCTTCACgttggccaccgtagttctcctgCACACTTAGCACATCGGAGGAGTTTTAGCTCTGCAACCTTCTAcacaccaggggtctcatttctAAACATTGCGCacacacaaaacgaggcctgaaaagttgtgatttacaaaaacagatttgatgggagaaactttgatcAATTCTTACGatcattttggagatgggaaattggtgatgcagatggtgaggtgaagGCCTGATTGTAGGAATTGTctaatattttttggggcacgCCATTTTTGGATTTTGTCTGCCCTACATTTTTAGTACGCACTGTTTTACAAATGAGACCCCagacctttaagtaaaagttcTCAGTACTTCTTCTACCACTGTAGGATATTGAGCATGGAGATATGGTGATACTACTCTAGGTCTGGTTATAAAAAAGCACAGTACTCACCCTTCCTGGAGGCTCTGGTACCAGTCGGACATGACGTCAGTGAGCAGCTTAGACTCAATGTCATGGAGGTTGGCCCCTTCATGAGGCAGGACCAGCAACATGTAGGACCGTTTGCTCAGAGACAGCTTCACAACTGTGCACCGCCGCACCTTCAtggtaacaacagaaaaatattgTGGATGAATCCTTACCCAAGTCCGTTTCATATTTTCACATATAAACAAATGAGCCAATGAATTAAAAAGATGCACTAAGATTTACCTTATCATTTAGGTAGTGGTACCGACCCGTGTGGGTCATCAGAGGAGCCATCACTGTGGTTGTTTCATCCACATGAAACTCCTGCAAGGAGGTCTTCTCTGGCTGAAAAGCTGTTCTCCAGTTGCCTAAACAGACAATCGAAGACCAGTCAGGTACTGCAAGATGGTGCAGTAGAACAGAACTATAAATGTTGTTATCTGTAGGATTTCAGTTTGATGTATCAGCAACTGCACAAATCTAAGTGTGTTTAATTGGCACATGTAAATACTGTGTGGTAAATGTACTTAGAATTTATAGCAAATCTGACCATGGTCATAAGAAGTGGTACCAGGCTTGATTTAATATCATCATCCTGGCATTGTGATTAAAGTCTTGTGGTGTCTGTTCACACTCCTAAAATACAGGTAGTTAAATTATGAATGTTAATTTGTGTATTCTGTATAATCATTTTAACAGAGGTCTAAGCAAAATAGAGGAAGAGCCAGACCTTGGAAGTTGAAGGAAGTAGCAAACAGAAGGTCGCTGCTGGAGTTCAGATCTTTGAAAATGCCCTTCAGCCTCCCGTCTGATGTCTTCTCCACGAAGCTGTTCACCAGCTGCTCCGCCTCCTCAGGTTTGGAGAAATCCACACCGCGGATGAACGATGTGTCAGAGAAGTCCTGCGTGCCTTGAATAAAGTCCTCGGACAATTGAGCGTCCTGGCGAGTGAAGGTCCAGACCTGGGTGGTGATTTCATCTTTGGGTCCGTCATCCACCAGAGAGTTGATGCCCTGCAGGGTCTTGAGAACCTTGTGTCCATCCACCAAGGACACACAGTCCTCTCGGTCGGTTTCGCTGCTCAGGCCCAGTAGAAGCTGAAAGGAAAGGTGGGAATTGCGAAAGATTAACGTCTTTGAGTAAACGTACAGCACCTGATAATCAGATAGATGGTAAGGATCGTACCCAAAATAGTAAAGGATCACCAAGTACTGCTTGCCTAAAACCCTTTTGGGCCATCTCTACAATGAgaacaaatcaaaaacaaagaCCTGGAATGAGCTTGCTGTCTTCTTGGAGGCCCCCAGGTAGAAGGTGACGAGGGATCCGTAGGTGTTGACCGGAGAGAGGAGAGTGTTGGTGCTGCGCTGCTTGCTGCTGACAGCCTGGTACATCCTCAGGCCCAGAGAGTTCAACAGCTCTGCCAGGACCGCCGTCCTCTCTGTGATGTTCTGCCTCTGTGTATCCACTTTCAATGGGTCCCTGCTGTCTGGTGTCAGGACTTCAGTATCAAGTagggacacaggaagtgtctcCAGGGGCTTTGACGCCTGGGTCTGCAGGGTCTCACAGGTGACATTCTCGGCAGCGAACAGGTGGAAGGGGTGCACATAGACACGGTTGGCTTGGGTTCCTGAGAGGTAGCAGCAGAGTAGGAGGGCTACCAGAGGCGAGCGCAGTATCTGCATTTTACCTTTTGTTGGTATTCACCTTATAACAATTCtttctgcagagagagagacagatatttttAGTTTTACAACAAATTACCTGGAGTTTATCAACCTATCAGCTGCCTCTTGAATCCTTGGAAATTTAGTATAGGGTGGCCTGTGGAGCTACATCACTATTAGTGTGGCTTTCGTCAGAAATCTGGCTGGATCTGGTTTTCCGTCTGTGACAGGATTGGCTGGCAGGGACATTGGACATAGAGCGTCATGTCAGTGATGGATTGATGGCTCTTTGTGTTGCCTTTTTTCTGCTGGTCAGTGAATGAGAGCAGGCATTACCCTCTGCAACAGAGGTCGCATAGATAATGAAGACGCATctacgtgtgtctgtgtgcaaacTCGTTTGtgttcacaaactaaaataaGATGGACGATTCATTtggattttgtttgttgtttatttgaatCCTGGTAAAGCAGCCTTCAGATGGAGGATGCAAACTGAGTGTGCTCAGGCAGGCCCCAGACCAAATTGTCCCAATACATTAAGACAAAACAGTTCACCTTGGACACCGTGATTGGAAAATATGATACTTGTGACAAATTTGGCTGCATTTATGTTGTAATAcctgcacaaataaacacatcatCTTGAATAAATGACAAGACATAAGTTGCAAATCAAACTTTTATACACGTATAgtatataattaaaaataatggacaagtTCATTGACGTGTTTCACATTTTCTCAAGTTCCCAAACACTTTTTATGCATTGACCTAGATGTTTGTAGAGGAGAGTAACTTTGGTGAGCGCTCTTATGCAAAAATAGGACTTTATCCTTTGAGTTGAACGTGCAGAAAATGTGGACTGATGGACTCTTGGAAGAAGTGAGCAAACACTAGATTTTCCTCTATTTGGAAATGTACCACAGGACATGGCCTTGGTACCTTGTCAATAAAAGCAGTGTTCTTATACACAACCAACCCACCTATGTACCCAGTGACACAATGGAGGAGGTCAAAAAACCTGCCTGATTCATTGTCACTGATGTTTTCTGTCAAGATCCAGATTAATTATGATATAATTAATTATATAACCTTGTCTTTGAGTGGAAACTTAGTTgtactgtttatttttataaagtaTTTAACCCTCACATTAAACGATACATTTCAAACATTAAGTTTTGGCTTTGAATAAAATTATAGATTTGTCACATGAGTTATAGGACTCCAAAAGTTTCCCCTCGTCTCTTTAGAATTTCTACATTCACTGCACAAGCAACTGATTAGAGATAAAGTTTGCTCTTACCGtatgtgtctgctgctgctgctgctgctgagtgagGTGCTGAGTGAAGTCCTGGctcctctgctccctctctTTAACCCGTCCAGCCTGCCGTGGTGCTCCCACCCTGGTTACTGATTAACCAGAGGAGCATTGAGTCAGGGGCTCTGCTGTCATGACTTACACCCCGCTTTGTACTGACGCGCTACTGCTATAGATAAATAgatctgacagagagagaccaCCCAATGTCCCTCTGCATGTTGACTTTAGGTGGATGATGCAAGCACATCCTGGAGGGGGTGACAGGGGGCTCAACTTCCACAAAGGACGAGTGGGAAGCAGAAGGACAGCCAagcttgtttgtgtttggtagTGACTCACTGAAATGTCACCATATTGTGGGGTGTTTATTTGTAGAGAAGAAAATGTGTTATTGATTAATTACGTATGTTCTTTGACAACCCAGGGGTTGAACAAGTAAACAAGTGTCAAACCTGAATAACTTAAATCAGCGTGagaaaaagaagacagaaattattttcatgttttatcatTCTGTTCTGCTATTATTGTTCCTGTTTTACTGTCTTTATCTCTATACACACTTCCTCCGGTCTGATGTAGATGTACTCTTTGCTATGAATTTACAATAATGCTCATTAGATGTGTGAAATTCTGGACATCCCACTGACTTGGATTTTAGTTCAATAAATGCCCTCAAAAGTGAGGATTAATCAAAAACCCTCTCGTGTCAAACTGTATAAAGTTACGACTGCATTTAGAGAGATAATAAACCCAACATGTCCTTGGAAAAGCGCAAATATTTTTTGTAGGCAGGTAAACAAGCTTATTAAGCACATTTAGTAGCTCGTATTTGCTATTAAAGGTCAACATCCGTGACTTTAATGAGGAAAATCCTTCACGCACACCTGATTCAACAGGGCAGGGTACACTAGGTTTTCTCATCAGAAAGAAGAGCATTGTGTTTTACATCAAGTGTTTTACAGCCCCGGGTATATCTTTTATAAACATTGTTACAGTGATAATTGATTACTGGAAGTTAAGACTCTGTAAAGCAAAAGTGGATGACTTTATGTGATAATGACAGTTGGACTGATTGGAATCTAAAATTAGTCACCTAACTGTTAACAATGTGAAACTAACCAACAACCAGTATGTTACACTTTATGGTGTTGCTGATAGCTACATTTTAGAGTTCAGAGTTAGAGTACATTCAGTATTGAATTTAAACCCTTTTCCtcacttacaaagctctaaatggtcaggctccatcatatcttagagagctcatagtgccctattatcccaccagaacactgctctctgagaatgcagggttactcgtggtccctaaagtctcctaaagtagatcaggagccagagccttcagctatcaggctcctctcctgtggaatcatcttcctgtttcggtccgagaggcagacaccgtctccacgtttaagactagacttaagactttcctttttggttaagcttatagttagggctggctcaggcttgtcttggaccagcccctagttaggctgacttaggcctagtctgctgtcTATGATACGCTGAGCCGCttctccccttctgtctcttGCTGTCAGATTCTGAAAAGTCTTCttcatttgctaacattcatgtcctgttactacatgtcactaacccctcttcttctccagagcctttgcaCTCTGCTGTCTTGCAGGTTCCCCTGGACTCTTAACAATCTTAAAATCTTAACTTTCACTAAATTTGCTAGTGTCTCTGTATAGCTTTGGCTAAACAGTGcattgagctaaatgctaatgtcggTATGCTAACACACTTAGCATGACAATGACAATGTGTAAATGTTAAGCAAATACCATATTcatcatcttagtttagcaaGTTAGCATGCtttcatttgctaattagcacttaacacaaagtacacctgaggctgatgggaatgtaaTTTGATAGCAAGTATTTAGTCATGAACCAGTGaattggacaaattaaaatttggACATTATGATGGCgctagatgaaaagttaaaTAATCACCAAAGTTACTTCAAGTTTCCTTTAGGGAGGCATGAATGTGTGTAataaatttcatggca contains the following coding sequences:
- the agt gene encoding angiotensinogen, with amino-acid sequence MQILRSPLVALLLCCYLSGTQANRVYVHPFHLFAAENVTCETLQTQASKPLETLPVSLLDTEVLTPDSRDPLKVDTQRQNITERTAVLAELLNSLGLRMYQAVSSKQRSTNTLLSPVNTYGSLVTFYLGASKKTASSFQLLLGLSSETDREDCVSLVDGHKVLKTLQGINSLVDDGPKDEITTQVWTFTRQDAQLSEDFIQGTQDFSDTSFIRGVDFSKPEEAEQLVNSFVEKTSDGRLKGIFKDLNSSSDLLFATSFNFQGNWRTAFQPEKTSLQEFHVDETTTVMAPLMTHTGRYHYLNDKVRRCTVVKLSLSKRSYMLLVLPHEGANLHDIESKLLTDVMSDWYQSLQEGLLELSLPKFSMSAVTDMRDLLTHMDPEIEAKLLGSLAEFSQLSNIKPFTIDKAVSRVTFEMSEEGAEPQDKIQEAGVPLKLFINRPFFFSVIEGNSNAILMLGKITNPTL